In Candidatus Dormiibacterota bacterium, the following proteins share a genomic window:
- the nuoI gene encoding NADH-quinone oxidoreductase subunit NuoI translates to MLIEIVKGMAFTLRQLFRKPITLQWPEEQKPAMPRHRGRHVLHRYDNGLERCIGCELCSGACPVGCIYVEPAENDPANPVSPGERYARRYEINLMRCIYCGYCAEACPTEAITLGPRYDLADYRRERTVAVKEDLLEAWPNFAASLRPNPRGAGADQRGQAGRAPGVSPRLAWDEDERIRREGAEQPVPGNAGLAPHVPTVAEPRRVQRDR, encoded by the coding sequence ATGCTGATCGAGATCGTCAAGGGCATGGCCTTCACCCTCCGCCAGCTCTTCCGCAAGCCGATCACCCTGCAGTGGCCCGAGGAGCAGAAGCCGGCGATGCCCCGGCACCGCGGCCGTCACGTGCTCCACCGCTACGACAACGGGCTGGAGAGGTGCATCGGCTGCGAGCTCTGCTCCGGGGCCTGCCCGGTGGGCTGCATCTACGTCGAGCCCGCCGAGAACGACCCCGCCAACCCGGTCTCCCCCGGCGAGCGCTACGCGCGGCGCTACGAGATCAACCTGATGCGCTGCATCTACTGCGGATACTGCGCCGAGGCCTGCCCCACCGAGGCGATCACCCTGGGGCCGCGGTACGACCTCGCCGACTACCGGCGGGAGCGCACCGTGGCGGTCAAGGAGGACCTGCTCGAGGCCTGGCCGAACTTCGCGGCGAGCCTCCGCCCGAACCCGCGCGGCGCCGGCGCCGACCAGCGCGGCCAGGCGGGGCGCGCCCCCGGGGTCAGCCCGCGGCTGGCCTGGGACGAGGACGAGCGCATCCGCCGGGAGGGCGCCGAGCAGCCCGTGCCCGGCAATGCCGGCCTCGCCCCCCACGTCCCCACCGTCGCCGAGCCGCGGCGCGTCCAGAGGGACCGATGA
- the nuoK gene encoding NADH-quinone oxidoreductase subunit NuoK → MLSIDLFPLLLGLSAAMFTIGSVGVLVRRNPLVVLMSIELMLNAVNLAFVDYGRYLNSEDGQIFTLVVIVVAAAEAVVGLALVSQVYRSGRELDIDDLSEMRE, encoded by the coding sequence ATGCTGAGCATCGACCTGTTCCCGCTGCTCCTCGGGCTCAGCGCCGCGATGTTCACCATCGGCTCGGTCGGGGTGCTGGTGCGCCGCAACCCGCTGGTGGTGCTGATGTCGATCGAGCTGATGCTCAACGCGGTGAACCTCGCCTTCGTCGACTACGGCCGCTACCTGAACAGCGAGGACGGGCAGATCTTCACCCTGGTGGTGATCGTGGTCGCCGCCGCCGAGGCGGTGGTCGGGCTCGCCCTGGTCAGCCAGGTCTACCGGTCCGGTCGCGAGCTCGACATCGACGACCTCAGCGAGATGCGCGAATGA
- the nuoH gene encoding NADH-quinone oxidoreductase subunit NuoH: protein MLADIWGLQIGPDYWWVIALKGVIIVLFLATAAAYSTYAERKVAAHIQLRIGPNRVGPLGLLQPAADAVKLLFKENVAPAGRDKLLYLIAPAFAAAAAIFAFAVIPVSGVSTVNGYRLHWDVAHLNVGLLYILAVTSLGVYAIFLGGWSANSKYSLLGALRSSAQLISYEMAVAFALMGVVILSQSLDLEQIVLAQQHAWFVLLQPLGFLLYFTGALAETNRLPFDLPEAETELVAGYHTEYSGMRFGFYFLGEYINMVTVCGIATTLFLGGWLPILPFLDFIPGVLWFLGKVLLLLFVMMWIRWTLPRLRYDRLMNLGWKVMLPLGLLNIAVTGAVVAIKASM from the coding sequence GTCCTCTTCCTCGCCACCGCCGCCGCCTACAGCACCTACGCCGAGCGCAAGGTGGCCGCCCACATCCAGCTGCGCATCGGCCCCAACCGGGTGGGCCCGCTCGGCCTGCTCCAGCCCGCCGCCGACGCGGTGAAGCTGCTCTTCAAGGAGAACGTCGCCCCCGCCGGCCGCGACAAGCTCCTCTACCTGATCGCCCCCGCGTTCGCCGCCGCCGCGGCGATCTTCGCCTTCGCCGTCATCCCGGTCAGCGGGGTCAGCACGGTGAACGGCTACCGGCTGCACTGGGACGTCGCCCACCTCAACGTGGGGCTGCTGTACATCCTCGCGGTCACCTCGCTCGGCGTCTACGCGATCTTCCTCGGCGGCTGGTCGGCGAACAGCAAGTACTCGCTGCTGGGTGCGCTGCGCTCCTCGGCGCAGCTCATCTCCTACGAGATGGCGGTGGCGTTCGCGCTGATGGGCGTGGTGATCCTCAGCCAGAGTCTCGACCTCGAGCAGATCGTGCTCGCCCAGCAGCACGCCTGGTTCGTGCTGCTCCAGCCGCTCGGCTTCCTCCTGTACTTCACCGGGGCGCTGGCCGAGACCAACCGTCTGCCCTTCGACCTGCCCGAGGCCGAGACCGAGCTGGTGGCCGGCTACCACACCGAGTACTCGGGGATGCGTTTCGGCTTCTACTTCCTCGGCGAGTACATCAACATGGTCACGGTCTGCGGCATCGCCACCACCCTCTTCCTCGGCGGCTGGCTGCCGATCCTGCCCTTCCTCGACTTCATCCCCGGCGTGCTGTGGTTCCTCGGCAAGGTGCTGCTGCTGCTCTTCGTGATGATGTGGATCCGCTGGACCCTGCCCCGGCTGCGCTACGACCGGCTGATGAACCTGGGCTGGAAGGTGATGCTGCCGCTCGGACTGCTCAACATCGCCGTCACCGGGGCGGTGGTGGCGATCAAGGCGTCGATGTGA
- a CDS encoding NADH-quinone oxidoreductase subunit J codes for MSAVDLLAYVVAGLALVSAAGVVLSAKTIYSALCLVGNMVSLAVLFLLLNAQFVAAVQIIIYAGAVMVLFVFIIALLDPGHDPDYEGPRRDPRLWVGIVAVGYITAQVFALAVNGVTYSKTDHVLQGQRLAQAATPGDQHSFAFDPATVNAAGNVQVLGRELFTTFLLPFEITSLLLIVAAVGAVYLTRRLPHAPAEPPEAASPVGALPEETAPTPGRETVGVG; via the coding sequence ATGAGCGCGGTCGACCTGCTCGCCTACGTCGTCGCCGGCCTCGCGCTGGTGAGCGCGGCGGGGGTGGTGCTCTCGGCGAAGACCATCTACTCCGCGCTCTGCCTGGTCGGCAACATGGTGTCCCTGGCGGTGCTCTTCCTGCTGCTCAACGCGCAGTTCGTCGCCGCCGTCCAGATCATCATCTACGCCGGTGCGGTGATGGTCCTCTTCGTCTTCATCATCGCCCTGCTCGACCCCGGCCACGACCCCGACTACGAGGGGCCCCGCCGCGACCCCCGGCTCTGGGTGGGGATCGTGGCGGTCGGCTACATCACCGCCCAGGTCTTCGCCCTCGCCGTCAACGGGGTCACCTACTCGAAGACCGACCACGTGCTCCAGGGGCAGCGGCTGGCCCAGGCGGCGACCCCGGGCGACCAGCACAGCTTCGCCTTCGACCCGGCCACGGTGAACGCCGCCGGCAACGTCCAGGTGCTCGGCCGCGAGCTGTTCACCACCTTCCTGCTGCCGTTCGAGATCACCTCGCTGCTGCTCATCGTGGCCGCCGTCGGCGCCGTCTACCTGACCCGCCGGCTCCCCCACGCCCCCGCGGAGCCGCCGGAGGCGGCCTCGCCGGTGGGGGCGCTCCCCGAGGAGACCGCTCCCACGCCGGGGCGCGAGACGGTCGGGGTGGGCTGA